The following DNA comes from bacterium.
ATCAGGCATCGATTCAATTGAACGGTGACCCCGGTAAATATGTCAAATTACTTCTGACATTTAAAAAATAAAATGAACGCATTTGAATCTGTTTTTCGTAATGCTCCTCAGTTCGATGCGGAACGTCTGATTTTGCGAGGTATTGAAGAAGCCGATCTCGCCGATGTTTTACCGGTAACCGTATACGACGGGTTACATGCTCAGTCAGAAAAAGAAGTACGCCAGATGCTGGAACGTATTGCCGAAGATCAGCAATTTGGGCACACCATACACTGGGGCATTGCTTTGAAAGATACAAACAGGATTATCGGTACATGCGGATTTTACCGTGGTTTCTCGTGTCAAGTCGGAGAAATCGGCTATATCTTGAAACAGGAATATCGGCGGCG
Coding sequences within:
- a CDS encoding GNAT family N-acetyltransferase, with translation MNAFESVFRNAPQFDAERLILRGIEEADLADVLPVTVYDGLHAQSEKEVRQMLERIAEDQQFGHTIHWGIALKDTNRIIGTCGFYRGFSCQVGEIGYILKQEYRRRGLMFEALDVILRYGFDGLKLDQIDAFTLHDNLASVRLLKKLEFVQGRGSRNGFQQFSKSPQKPPPDRQGQE